One Fusobacterium ulcerans DNA segment encodes these proteins:
- a CDS encoding HU family DNA-binding protein, which translates to MTEIEFLKLYKNKRKLKSIKEAKEKLKIFWDIIFAGIALEKKVTVKDFGTFEVKKLKSRKIYNIHKNSLYMTKERTALKFRVKNEFMKIVNKKVSSCNLTDETGIK; encoded by the coding sequence ATGACAGAGATTGAATTTCTTAAATTGTATAAAAACAAGAGAAAATTGAAAAGTATAAAAGAAGCAAAAGAGAAGTTGAAAATATTTTGGGACATTATTTTCGCAGGAATTGCTCTTGAAAAAAAAGTAACAGTAAAAGATTTTGGGACATTTGAAGTGAAGAAACTCAAGTCAAGAAAGATATACAACATTCATAAAAATAGTTTGTATATGACAAAAGAGAGAACAGCATTAAAGTTCAGAGTAAAAAATGAGTTTATGAAAATTGTAAATAAAAAAGTAAGTAGCTGCAACTTAACAGATGAAACTGGGATAAAGTAA
- the ggt gene encoding gamma-glutamyltransferase yields MLKFDSTIYPYPSRRNVMYAKNGMVATGSPLAAQAGLEILKKGGNAIDAAIATAAALTVVEPTGNGIGGDGFAILSVNNKMYGLNASGPSPKLIKAQDLLNKGLKEMPKYGFIPVNVPGIPKAWAELSKKFGKLPLSEVVAPAVKLAREGYAVPVNVAKLWKKAAVNFGKEEGEEFKYWFDTFTQDGKCPEIGDVVRLPDHADTLEMIGDTYADAFYKGELADKIDAFSKKYNGYLRKDDLEEFEAEWVEPITVKYHGYDVYELPPNGHGISALMALNILDRFQFEARETVRSYHTMIEAMKLAFVDVQKYVADPRFMKVTVEQLLSKAYAEDRAKLIGNTAIMPEAGDPFCGGTVYLAAADNEGNMISYIQSNYMGFGSGMVVPGTGIALHNRGNNFNLDLESANCVGPAKRPYHTIIPGFLGKDGKAIGPFGVMGGFMQPQGHVQVVTNTVDFLMNPQAALDAPRWQWVGKKNIELEYGVPEHIAYELAAMGHDIKVLYDPLMMGRGEIIWRMENGVLVGGTEPRTDGHIALY; encoded by the coding sequence ATGTTAAAATTTGATTCTACTATATATCCATATCCATCAAGAAGAAATGTGATGTATGCTAAAAATGGTATGGTGGCAACTGGCTCTCCACTTGCTGCACAAGCTGGACTTGAAATATTGAAAAAAGGTGGAAATGCAATCGACGCTGCTATTGCCACTGCTGCTGCTCTTACTGTTGTAGAGCCTACAGGTAATGGTATAGGAGGAGATGGATTTGCTATCCTCAGTGTAAATAATAAAATGTATGGACTTAATGCAAGTGGTCCTTCACCAAAACTTATCAAAGCCCAAGACCTTTTAAATAAAGGATTAAAAGAGATGCCTAAATATGGATTTATCCCTGTAAATGTACCAGGAATACCTAAAGCATGGGCAGAGCTAAGTAAAAAATTTGGTAAACTTCCTTTGAGCGAAGTTGTAGCTCCAGCTGTAAAATTAGCAAGGGAAGGGTATGCTGTACCTGTAAATGTTGCTAAACTTTGGAAAAAAGCTGCTGTGAATTTTGGAAAAGAAGAAGGAGAAGAATTTAAATATTGGTTTGATACTTTCACTCAAGATGGAAAATGTCCTGAGATAGGAGATGTAGTAAGACTTCCTGATCATGCAGATACTCTTGAAATGATAGGAGATACTTATGCAGATGCTTTCTACAAGGGAGAGCTTGCTGATAAAATAGATGCATTCTCTAAAAAATATAATGGATATCTTAGAAAAGATGACTTGGAAGAATTTGAAGCAGAATGGGTAGAGCCTATTACTGTAAAATATCATGGATATGATGTATATGAACTTCCTCCTAACGGACATGGAATAAGTGCTCTTATGGCTCTTAATATTCTTGATAGATTCCAGTTTGAAGCAAGAGAGACAGTAAGATCATATCATACAATGATAGAAGCTATGAAGCTTGCCTTTGTAGATGTACAAAAATATGTAGCTGACCCTAGATTTATGAAAGTAACAGTTGAACAGCTGCTATCTAAAGCATATGCAGAAGATAGAGCTAAACTAATAGGAAATACAGCTATAATGCCAGAAGCAGGAGATCCATTCTGTGGAGGAACTGTATATCTTGCAGCAGCAGACAATGAAGGAAATATGATATCATATATTCAAAGTAACTATATGGGATTTGGTTCTGGAATGGTAGTTCCAGGAACAGGAATAGCTCTTCATAATAGAGGAAACAATTTTAACCTTGATCTTGAAAGTGCAAACTGTGTTGGACCAGCAAAAAGACCTTACCATACAATTATTCCGGGATTCCTTGGAAAAGATGGAAAAGCTATCGGACCATTTGGAGTAATGGGAGGATTTATGCAGCCGCAAGGTCATGTACAGGTAGTAACTAATACAGTGGACTTCCTGATGAATCCACAGGCAGCATTAGATGCTCCAAGATGGCAGTGGGTAGGTAAGAAAAATATTGAACTGGAATATGGAGTTCCTGAGCACATAGCTTACGAGCTTGCAGCTATGGGACATGATATAAAAGTGCTCTATGACCCTCTTATGATGGGAAGAGGAGAGATCATCTGGAGAATGGAAAATGGAGTTCTTGTAGGAGGAACTGAACCAAGAACAGATGGACATATAGCTTTATACTAA
- the xdh gene encoding selenium-dependent xanthine dehydrogenase: protein MGEVYTFIVNGQKIETSQDKNLLDFLRDDLGLISVKNGCKEGACGTCTVLIDGKAMKSCIFTTKKIAGKVIGTIEGFSERDKEVFAYAFTECGAVQCGFCIPGMVIAAKSLFMKTLAPTREEVKKALVGNICRCTGYVKIEEAILLAAELFRENKEVPKTQCAGLVGTHVPRVDGAVKTLGTAKYAEDYKEDGMYYGSAVRTKYPRAKVLSIDYSEALKLDGVLGVLTAADVPGKNNIGHLEFISDWDALIPVGGITRYIGDAVALVAAKDKKTLEEAKKLVKVEYEELEGLFTIEDAMADGAPLIHSKPNNVLVREVLKRGDYEGALLNSKYSVTNVYETPATEHAYLEPESALAMPDGNGGIEIHTSSQSVYDEQREIARLLGLEKDQVRVKSAYVGGGFGGKEDMSVQHHAALLAYVLKKPVQVTLSRQESINISTKRHPMKIEMTTCCDENGILTGMKCKIYADTGAYASLGGPVLQRACTHAAGPYNYQNIDIEGIAVYTNNPVGGAFRGFGVTQSAFAIEANINQLAELTGLSPWEIRYRNAIRPGQVLPNGQIADEGTALVETLEAVKDEYFNNKIVGIACAMKNAGVGVGLPDIGKCRLTVEDGKVRIRTSAACIGQGMATVCLQMLCETTGLTADKVIVDSPDTGITPNSGTTTASRQTVFTGEATRVASLELKKQLKTKTLEELEGWDYEGQYSGITDKLGSDKPNPVSHVAYGYATQIVILDENGKVKKVTAAHDVGRAINPKALEGQIEGGVVMGLGYGLTEIMPVEKGVPKVKFGTLGLFRATNTPEIEAVIVEKNKEELAYGAKGVGEIVVIPTAPAIQNAYFKYDGEFRTSLPLQKTAYRK from the coding sequence ATGGGAGAGGTATACACTTTTATAGTAAATGGGCAAAAAATAGAAACTTCCCAAGATAAAAATTTATTAGATTTCCTTAGGGACGATTTGGGACTTATTTCAGTAAAAAATGGTTGTAAAGAAGGTGCCTGTGGTACTTGTACAGTACTCATAGATGGGAAGGCAATGAAATCTTGTATATTTACTACTAAGAAAATAGCTGGTAAAGTGATAGGAACTATAGAAGGATTTTCAGAAAGAGACAAAGAAGTCTTTGCCTATGCATTCACTGAGTGTGGAGCAGTACAGTGTGGATTCTGTATTCCAGGAATGGTTATAGCAGCAAAAAGTCTTTTTATGAAGACTCTTGCTCCTACTAGAGAGGAAGTAAAAAAGGCTCTGGTTGGAAATATTTGCAGATGTACTGGATATGTAAAGATAGAGGAAGCAATACTTCTGGCAGCAGAATTATTCAGAGAAAATAAAGAAGTTCCAAAAACTCAATGTGCAGGATTGGTGGGAACACATGTACCAAGAGTAGATGGAGCTGTAAAAACATTAGGAACAGCAAAATATGCTGAAGACTATAAAGAAGATGGAATGTACTATGGAAGTGCAGTGAGAACAAAATATCCTAGAGCAAAAGTACTGTCTATTGATTACAGTGAGGCTTTGAAACTGGATGGAGTTCTAGGTGTACTTACAGCAGCAGATGTTCCAGGAAAAAATAATATAGGACATTTGGAATTTATCTCTGACTGGGATGCCCTCATACCAGTTGGAGGTATAACAAGATATATTGGTGATGCAGTAGCATTAGTAGCTGCTAAAGATAAGAAAACACTTGAAGAAGCTAAAAAGCTTGTAAAAGTAGAATATGAAGAACTTGAGGGATTATTCACAATAGAAGATGCCATGGCTGACGGAGCTCCTCTTATCCATTCTAAACCTAATAATGTTTTGGTAAGAGAGGTATTGAAAAGAGGGGATTATGAAGGGGCTCTGTTAAATTCAAAATATAGTGTGACAAATGTATATGAAACACCTGCAACAGAACATGCTTATCTGGAGCCTGAATCAGCTCTTGCTATGCCTGATGGAAATGGAGGTATAGAAATACATACTTCCAGTCAGTCTGTATATGATGAACAAAGAGAAATAGCAAGACTTCTTGGATTGGAAAAAGATCAGGTAAGAGTAAAATCAGCATATGTAGGTGGAGGATTTGGTGGAAAAGAGGATATGTCTGTGCAGCACCATGCAGCTCTTCTGGCATATGTTCTGAAAAAACCTGTTCAAGTAACTTTGAGCAGACAGGAAAGTATAAATATAAGCACTAAAAGACATCCTATGAAAATAGAAATGACTACATGTTGTGATGAAAATGGAATACTTACAGGAATGAAATGTAAAATATACGCTGATACAGGAGCTTATGCTTCATTGGGAGGACCCGTACTGCAAAGAGCATGTACTCATGCAGCTGGACCATATAATTATCAGAATATTGATATTGAAGGAATAGCTGTTTACACAAATAATCCTGTGGGAGGAGCATTCAGAGGATTTGGAGTTACACAATCAGCTTTTGCCATAGAGGCAAATATAAATCAGCTGGCAGAACTTACAGGACTTTCTCCATGGGAAATAAGATATAGAAATGCTATCAGACCAGGGCAGGTACTTCCTAATGGACAGATAGCTGATGAAGGAACGGCTCTAGTAGAAACACTTGAAGCTGTAAAGGATGAATATTTTAATAATAAGATAGTAGGAATTGCATGTGCAATGAAAAATGCAGGAGTGGGAGTAGGACTTCCAGATATAGGGAAATGCCGACTTACTGTAGAAGATGGAAAAGTAAGGATAAGAACATCAGCAGCTTGTATAGGACAGGGAATGGCAACAGTTTGTTTACAGATGCTGTGTGAAACTACTGGACTAACAGCAGATAAAGTAATAGTTGATTCTCCAGATACAGGGATAACTCCTAATAGTGGAACTACGACTGCTTCAAGGCAGACAGTATTCACAGGAGAGGCAACAAGGGTAGCTTCTCTGGAACTAAAGAAACAACTTAAAACAAAAACACTGGAAGAGCTGGAAGGTTGGGATTATGAAGGACAGTATTCAGGAATTACAGACAAATTGGGATCGGATAAGCCTAATCCTGTAAGTCATGTGGCTTATGGATATGCTACTCAGATAGTAATATTGGATGAAAATGGAAAAGTTAAGAAAGTAACTGCTGCTCATGATGTAGGTCGTGCTATCAATCCAAAAGCTTTAGAAGGACAGATAGAAGGTGGAGTAGTTATGGGACTTGGATATGGACTTACTGAAATTATGCCTGTGGAAAAAGGAGTACCTAAAGTAAAATTTGGAACTCTGGGACTATTCAGAGCTACAAATACTCCAGAAATTGAAGCTGTAATAGTAGAAAAAAACAAAGAAGAACTAGCTTATGGAGCAAAGGGAGTAGGAGAAATAGTTGTTATTCCTACAGCACCAGCTATTCAAAATGCTTATTTTAAATATGATGGGGAGTTTAGAACTTCTCTTCCACTTCAAAAAACAGCATATAGAAAATAA
- a CDS encoding toxin-antitoxin system YwqK family antitoxin has translation MKKTLILIAALLMISCGNNSKEIELSLLENKSGVFYEKGIEKPFTGKVTAKYPDGQKMLESHWKDGKQEGKQTQYYESGKPKIEGIFKDGKANGLIKVYDETGKIIVQEEWRDGIKVKK, from the coding sequence ATGAAAAAAACATTAATACTAATAGCAGCTCTATTGATGATAAGCTGTGGAAATAATTCAAAAGAAATAGAACTTTCATTATTAGAGAATAAAAGCGGAGTTTTCTATGAAAAGGGAATAGAAAAACCATTTACAGGGAAAGTAACAGCTAAATATCCAGATGGACAGAAAATGCTGGAAAGTCATTGGAAAGATGGAAAACAAGAAGGGAAACAAACTCAATACTATGAATCTGGAAAGCCTAAAATAGAAGGGATATTCAAAGATGGAAAGGCAAATGGCCTTATAAAAGTATATGATGAAACAGGAAAAATAATAGTACAGGAAGAATGGAGAGACGGAATAAAAGTAAAAAAATAA
- a CDS encoding ABC transporter substrate-binding protein, producing the protein MKKVFFIFLVMLGLVGCSDKEEKTVGTEKTKKEQVLRVGLNGKPKGVDPHMYSEVIGGIMSQQIFNSLVEIDENGNIIPELAESWEFKDPTTLVFNLQKGVKFHNGDELKASDVVFSVNRMKNKPASMVMVDPISGVEALDDYTVKITLSKPFSSILYNLAHPRTSILNERSVKEQNDDLSIAGVGTGPFKLIEWGTGEQITLESFKDHFQGAPKFDKLVVKTITENTSRAMALEAKDVDIAYTVAPIDLENLKNNPDLVIISKPVVLTEAITFNFDKEKFHNKALREAIAMAIDKKGIIDAIYNGLAIEANSPVSNVAFGYSDKVTGLPRDMEKAKKIVEENGLTGTKLKVITNDNPSRVQVAQIIQSNLKEIGLELEIEVVAWATYLQDLANANFEMKLGGWSGGTGDSDNILFPLYHSSSAGAAGNHGRYKNPELDKYIEAGRATSDPAERKRNYEIAQQMIQDDIACVPLYYSMDNMVMRKNIKNFKFRSTYFHVIKDIEF; encoded by the coding sequence ATGAAAAAAGTATTTTTTATCTTTCTTGTTATGTTGGGACTCGTAGGATGTTCTGACAAAGAAGAAAAAACAGTAGGAACTGAAAAAACAAAAAAGGAGCAAGTCTTAAGAGTTGGTCTGAATGGAAAACCAAAAGGGGTTGACCCTCATATGTATTCAGAGGTAATTGGGGGAATAATGTCTCAACAGATTTTTAACAGTCTGGTAGAGATAGATGAAAATGGAAACATAATTCCTGAATTGGCAGAAAGCTGGGAATTTAAAGATCCTACTACACTTGTATTTAACTTGCAAAAAGGAGTTAAATTCCATAATGGTGATGAACTGAAAGCTTCAGATGTGGTATTCAGTGTCAACAGAATGAAAAACAAACCAGCAAGTATGGTTATGGTTGATCCAATTTCTGGAGTGGAAGCACTTGATGACTACACTGTAAAAATTACTCTGTCAAAACCTTTCTCATCAATATTGTATAATCTTGCTCATCCAAGAACTTCTATATTGAATGAAAGAAGTGTAAAAGAACAAAATGATGATCTTTCTATAGCTGGTGTAGGAACTGGACCTTTCAAGCTTATTGAATGGGGAACTGGTGAACAGATCACTTTAGAATCTTTCAAAGATCATTTCCAAGGAGCACCTAAATTTGATAAACTTGTAGTTAAAACTATAACTGAAAACACTTCAAGAGCTATGGCACTAGAAGCAAAAGATGTGGACATTGCCTATACAGTTGCACCTATTGACTTAGAAAATCTTAAAAATAATCCAGATCTTGTAATTATAAGCAAACCAGTAGTTCTTACTGAAGCAATTACATTTAACTTTGATAAAGAAAAATTCCATAACAAAGCTCTTAGAGAAGCTATCGCTATGGCTATAGATAAAAAAGGTATCATAGATGCTATCTACAATGGACTTGCTATTGAAGCAAACTCACCAGTCAGCAATGTGGCTTTTGGATATTCAGATAAAGTAACTGGACTTCCTAGAGATATGGAAAAAGCTAAGAAAATAGTTGAAGAAAATGGTTTAACTGGAACTAAATTAAAAGTAATAACTAATGATAATCCATCAAGAGTGCAGGTAGCACAAATTATTCAATCTAATCTTAAAGAAATAGGTTTAGAACTTGAAATAGAAGTTGTAGCATGGGCTACTTATCTTCAAGATCTTGCTAATGCAAACTTTGAAATGAAGCTTGGAGGATGGAGCGGAGGAACTGGAGATTCTGATAATATCCTTTTCCCACTATATCACAGCAGTTCAGCTGGAGCAGCTGGAAACCATGGAAGATATAAAAATCCTGAACTTGATAAATATATAGAAGCTGGAAGAGCAACTTCTGATCCAGCAGAAAGAAAACGTAATTATGAAATAGCTCAGCAAATGATTCAAGATGATATCGCTTGTGTACCACTTTATTATTCAATGGATAATATGGTTATGAGAAAAAATATTAAAAACTTTAAATTCAGATCTACATACTTCCATGTCATAAAAGACATTGAATTTTAA
- a CDS encoding HU family DNA-binding protein codes for MNSKEFLHYYRKMSILKNQEVSLKEAEEDIEMMVESIAEAIAMENELKFKNKGKFILEDRKRKTVQNIHTGKKTKLPPKKIFKYIQPKSLNIPEEK; via the coding sequence ATGAATAGTAAGGAATTTTTACACTATTACAGAAAAATGAGTATCTTAAAAAATCAAGAAGTAAGCTTGAAAGAAGCTGAAGAAGATATAGAAATGATGGTAGAAAGCATAGCAGAAGCTATTGCAATGGAAAATGAATTGAAATTCAAGAATAAAGGTAAATTTATTCTTGAAGACAGAAAAAGAAAAACAGTGCAAAATATTCACACAGGAAAGAAGACTAAACTTCCTCCTAAGAAGATATTCAAATATATTCAACCTAAAAGTTTGAATATACCAGAAGAAAAATAA
- a CDS encoding autotransporter domain-containing protein translates to MISNFSEVEKSLKRCLKEKVSITAATVVGFLIAGTVAFGVEKTVTFTTTTDGQVTVQVEGVEGAAPITGANKSISVEKYLELVKAETESEQAGALAGLLTVKTDDKGVTTFAGAVGGEDTLGTVSATATDKGALTLITTDETNTSITSSLKIEAAGEEGKLATAMSADGEGHTVTNDGAIAVGKYAVGMSAKNGGTAVNNAEKTITVNGTGAVGMSAENGASIENQKDATIAISSAAGKGMVVTGNGTATNAGTIEVNNEESVGMLATTEAGQTATLINNGTIDVQAGTGIKVAGEGTTTITGGTITGTTTAVGIDVASSTGTLTIKNTKITVGAGGTGIKATGNTNITLKDGVILGLNAAGTGIAYTGDNGTTVTTANISTGDIDVQAGNGIIATMSKATGSTLDITTGTIKTENSKIGIKITGADGATTSKDKENTTATVTTTLGETAGTGVSVAGEAYNDITVNLGAADVAAIAEETSKAEVSGTGVEITANKANGKVVVNVNQDNLQVTDGKKLVGVTANAGDLTINTEKAVELLTGANLVDVTANTGNLTVNLNADKQSVVKGSLVNIASATGTTNVNINENVELKDNDGSIVKAAMTAGKLNINLNVEGDGLTVGADKVALDLSGVASSGTASVKNTGSVTIKGTGTLVEGHGSNATTTLTNQGLITVSAVNASNPNDSSHISVNKVAVENYGTIKLDISSEDFIAKAGDTAAGKSLDQLTIAEVQTALSTLGVIGSSDEAFSSIGYIDFKDEDKSFTTAKELSGEETVDDLAANLDHQPEDERGFEVKANNTLTLSSESKNDKLENVQFNLKGTMEIGGTEEVKIDNAGAGVKNQIQIKEDGQLKVAAGAELNYSGNISATNTENTASGKAAIINEGTLTLSNGTLNMVEPDPNPQVPVMASVFSAPTDRVAIFVDGDKITNLDGFTINGNILGKLNVSSLQGTINFKGISAVNGTVTDIKTIEVKDGMLTFGADSAIVSNATTETTDIKLTGGKMGVKIGENGGNVLENSEGEIKFTGLNQTGKVVLLTGDLTENTTFRLGTHTGLNDGDVTADGDIYYKITQGEGGKWNATFNEDALLEATGTKYLELGNIFVGTQAIHDLLSKDPNVRVAQLDDLYSNNIYSETVKMSLDTLKMNEDAVLSLNVRPKQGEFTAQGKFLFNNTDYDREGVTRDYKVETKNNGLLGVLEYGLTDTSSVGFAFSGTKQDLDMKNGASADGDAFYFGLYRNDTFNNIDLTTGLGYMIDRVDAENFIGKDKFDSTALSGYIQGKYNYAIGENLTLSPKARLTVTRFQQDSINNGRMKQEEIKDTIADVELGVELKKGIALETGKMNLLAGASFTTNVAGKDDDYYKVNFISKAGNNGASTKVKGANLEKNSLKLNVGADVELTNGVFYNGGLSYEFDDEDRDSIGVTLGAGYKF, encoded by the coding sequence ATGATTAGCAATTTTAGTGAAGTAGAGAAATCTCTAAAGAGATGTCTAAAAGAAAAAGTATCAATAACCGCAGCCACTGTGGTAGGGTTCCTAATAGCTGGAACGGTAGCATTTGGGGTAGAAAAAACTGTAACTTTTACAACAACAACTGATGGACAAGTGACAGTTCAAGTAGAAGGAGTAGAAGGAGCAGCTCCAATAACTGGTGCTAATAAGTCTATTTCTGTAGAGAAATATCTTGAATTAGTAAAAGCTGAAACTGAATCAGAACAAGCAGGAGCTCTTGCAGGTTTATTAACTGTAAAAACTGATGATAAGGGAGTAACTACTTTTGCTGGAGCTGTTGGAGGAGAGGATACTTTAGGAACAGTTTCAGCAACTGCAACAGATAAAGGAGCACTTACTCTTATAACAACAGATGAGACTAATACATCAATAACAAGTAGTTTAAAAATTGAGGCTGCTGGAGAAGAGGGAAAACTAGCTACAGCAATGTCAGCTGATGGAGAAGGACATACAGTAACAAATGATGGAGCAATCGCAGTTGGAAAGTATGCAGTTGGTATGTCAGCTAAAAATGGTGGAACTGCTGTAAATAATGCAGAAAAAACAATTACTGTAAATGGAACAGGTGCAGTTGGTATGTCAGCTGAAAATGGGGCATCTATTGAAAACCAAAAAGATGCAACAATTGCAATAAGTAGTGCTGCTGGTAAGGGAATGGTAGTAACTGGAAATGGAACAGCAACAAATGCAGGAACTATTGAAGTAAATAATGAAGAATCAGTAGGTATGTTGGCTACTACAGAAGCAGGACAAACAGCTACTTTAATAAATAATGGAACAATTGATGTACAAGCTGGTACAGGTATAAAAGTTGCTGGAGAAGGAACTACAACAATAACTGGTGGAACAATAACAGGAACAACAACAGCTGTAGGAATAGATGTAGCTAGTAGTACTGGAACTCTAACAATAAAAAATACAAAAATTACTGTTGGAGCTGGAGGAACAGGAATTAAGGCTACAGGAAATACAAATATAACACTTAAAGATGGAGTTATTCTTGGTCTAAATGCTGCTGGAACAGGTATTGCTTATACTGGAGATAATGGTACTACAGTAACAACAGCTAATATATCTACAGGAGATATTGATGTACAAGCTGGTAATGGAATAATTGCAACTATGTCAAAAGCAACTGGAAGTACTCTTGATATTACAACTGGAACTATTAAAACAGAAAACTCTAAAATTGGTATTAAAATAACTGGAGCAGATGGTGCAACAACAAGTAAAGATAAAGAAAATACTACTGCCACTGTAACTACTACATTGGGAGAAACAGCTGGAACTGGAGTAAGTGTAGCAGGAGAAGCATATAATGATATTACTGTAAATCTTGGAGCTGCTGATGTAGCAGCAATAGCAGAAGAAACATCTAAAGCAGAAGTATCAGGAACTGGAGTAGAAATAACTGCTAATAAAGCAAATGGAAAAGTAGTTGTAAATGTTAACCAAGATAACCTTCAAGTAACAGATGGAAAAAAATTAGTTGGAGTAACTGCTAATGCTGGAGATTTGACTATAAATACAGAAAAAGCTGTAGAATTATTAACTGGAGCTAATCTAGTTGATGTAACTGCCAACACTGGAAACTTAACTGTAAACCTAAATGCTGATAAACAATCAGTAGTAAAAGGAAGCTTAGTAAATATAGCAAGTGCTACTGGAACTACAAATGTAAATATTAATGAAAATGTTGAACTTAAAGACAACGATGGAAGCATAGTTAAAGCTGCTATGACTGCTGGAAAATTAAATATAAACCTTAATGTTGAAGGAGATGGATTGACTGTAGGAGCAGATAAAGTAGCTCTTGATTTGTCTGGTGTTGCTTCTTCTGGTACAGCTTCAGTTAAAAATACTGGAAGTGTAACAATAAAAGGAACTGGAACATTAGTTGAAGGACATGGAAGCAATGCTACTACAACTCTTACTAACCAAGGATTAATTACTGTAAGTGCTGTAAATGCATCAAATCCTAATGACAGCTCTCATATCTCAGTAAATAAAGTAGCTGTAGAAAACTACGGAACTATTAAATTAGATATAAGTTCAGAAGACTTTATAGCTAAAGCTGGAGATACAGCTGCAGGAAAATCTTTAGATCAATTAACTATAGCGGAAGTTCAAACTGCTTTAAGTACTTTAGGAGTAATAGGTAGTTCAGATGAAGCTTTCTCATCTATCGGATATATTGATTTTAAAGATGAGGATAAATCATTCACTACAGCTAAAGAACTTTCTGGAGAAGAAACAGTAGATGATCTTGCTGCAAATCTAGATCACCAGCCAGAGGATGAAAGAGGATTTGAAGTAAAAGCAAATAATACACTTACTCTATCTTCAGAATCTAAAAATGATAAATTAGAAAATGTACAATTTAACTTAAAAGGTACAATGGAAATAGGCGGAACAGAAGAAGTAAAAATTGATAATGCTGGTGCTGGTGTTAAAAATCAAATACAGATTAAAGAAGATGGTCAATTAAAAGTAGCTGCTGGAGCAGAATTAAATTATTCAGGAAATATATCAGCTACTAACACTGAAAATACAGCTTCTGGTAAGGCCGCTATTATAAATGAGGGAACTCTTACTCTTTCAAACGGAACTCTTAATATGGTAGAACCAGACCCAAATCCACAAGTACCAGTAATGGCTTCAGTATTTTCAGCACCAACAGATAGAGTGGCAATATTTGTAGATGGAGATAAAATTACTAACTTAGATGGCTTCACTATAAATGGTAATATTTTAGGAAAACTTAATGTTAGTTCTTTACAAGGAACAATCAACTTTAAAGGAATTTCAGCTGTAAACGGTACAGTTACTGATATAAAAACTATTGAAGTTAAAGATGGAATGCTTACTTTTGGAGCAGACTCTGCAATAGTATCTAATGCTACAACAGAAACAACTGACATAAAGCTTACTGGTGGTAAAATGGGAGTAAAAATAGGAGAAAATGGTGGAAATGTACTTGAAAATTCTGAAGGGGAAATAAAATTTACAGGACTAAACCAAACTGGAAAAGTAGTCCTATTAACTGGTGATCTTACAGAGAATACTACATTTAGATTAGGAACTCATACAGGATTAAATGATGGAGATGTAACAGCTGATGGAGATATTTACTACAAAATAACACAAGGTGAAGGTGGTAAATGGAATGCAACATTTAATGAAGATGCTCTATTAGAAGCAACTGGAACTAAATATTTGGAATTAGGTAATATATTTGTTGGTACTCAAGCAATTCATGACCTATTATCAAAAGATCCTAATGTAAGAGTAGCTCAATTAGATGATCTTTACTCTAACAATATCTATTCTGAAACTGTAAAAATGTCTTTAGATACATTGAAAATGAATGAAGATGCAGTTTTATCTCTAAATGTAAGACCTAAACAAGGTGAATTCACTGCTCAAGGTAAATTCCTATTCAATAATACTGATTATGATAGAGAAGGAGTAACAAGAGATTACAAAGTTGAAACTAAAAACAATGGATTGTTAGGTGTTTTAGAATATGGATTAACTGATACTTCATCAGTAGGATTCGCATTCTCTGGAACTAAACAAGATCTTGATATGAAAAATGGAGCAAGCGCTGATGGAGATGCTTTCTACTTCGGACTATATAGAAATGATACATTCAACAATATAGATTTAACTACTGGATTAGGATATATGATAGACAGAGTAGATGCTGAAAACTTTATCGGAAAAGATAAATTTGATTCTACAGCTTTAAGTGGATATATCCAAGGTAAATACAATTATGCAATAGGAGAAAACTTAACATTATCTCCAAAAGCTAGATTGACAGTAACTAGATTCCAACAGGATTCTATCAATAATGGAAGAATGAAACAGGAAGAAATCAAAGATACTATAGCTGATGTAGAATTAGGAGTAGAACTTAAAAAAGGAATAGCACTTGAAACAGGTAAAATGAATTTGTTGGCAGGAGCAAGTTTCACTACTAATGTAGCTGGAAAAGATGACGACTACTACAAAGTAAACTTCATAAGTAAAGCAGGAAATAATGGAGCTTCTACAAAAGTTAAAGGAGCAAACTTAGAGAAAAACAGTTTGAAACTTAATGTAGGAGCAGATGTAGAATTAACAAATGGTGTATTCTACAATGGAGGATTGTCTTATGAATTTGATGACGAAGACAGAGATTCTATTGGAGTTACATTAGGAGCAGGATACAAATTCTAA